The sequence below is a genomic window from Natronocella acetinitrilica.
GATACCGACATGACTCGCGCACTGGCCGACGCTCAGCGTGAAGAACTTGCTAATCAGATCCCATTGGGCAAGCTGGGTCAGCCGAAACATATCGCGGCGACGGTGGCCTTTCTGGCATCGGATGCGGCGGAATACATCACTGGGGAAAACATCCACGTAAACGGTGGCATGTTCATGCACTAAATCGGGGCACGTGAGCGGGTAATTTCCCGCTATGGCAACCGCAAGCCTGTTTTCATAGAATACGCCGGCAGCGTCGTCTAGACCGGCTCAAATCAGGAGAAAGTATCTTATGAGCAGTATCGAAGAGCGCGTCAAGAAGATCGTTGTCGAGCAACTGGGGGTCAAGGAAGAAGAAGTCACGTCTGAAGCGTCCTTCGTTGACGATCTGGGCGCCGACTCTCTGGACACCGTCGAACTCGTCATGGCACTGGAAGAAGAATTCGAGTGTGAAATTCCCGACGAAGAAGCGGAGAAAATCACCACGGTACAGCAGGCAATCGATTACGTGCAGAATCATCTCGGCCAATAAGACCGATCGTCCGAATGATATGCAAACTCGAGAAGGGCGTCGGTTAAGGAGACACTGATTTATTCACGCGCTCGCGGGCGTGCGAAGAGATCAGTGTCTCCTTTAGAGCCGGCTCCCTTCTCGAGTTTTTTGCATGCACAAAGCGAGTGAGGACAAGCTCTTGAGCAAGCGGCGCGTTGTGGTCACTGGTCTCGGCATCATTTCGCCGGTGGGCAATTCCATCGACGAAGCCTGGGGTAATATCCTGGCCGGACAGAGCGGTATCCGGCCGATTACCC
It includes:
- the acpP gene encoding acyl carrier protein, with the translated sequence MSSIEERVKKIVVEQLGVKEEEVTSEASFVDDLGADSLDTVELVMALEEEFECEIPDEEAEKITTVQQAIDYVQNHLGQ